One stretch of Flavobacterium sp. 9 DNA includes these proteins:
- a CDS encoding sigma-54 dependent transcriptional regulator translates to MRKKQAQILVVDDQEEILFSAKMILKKHFETIFTTNSPKKIISLLSENDINVVLLDMNYRIGFEDGREGIHWLKEIKTLSPQTIVILMTAFGKIETAVEGIKIGAFDYVLKPWHNEKLLEIIDKAVVESRKNTKKVVVEKTEKRYFVGTSQKIKQAYSIAEKVAKTDANVLILGENGTGKYVFAEFIHENSERKNQPFVHVDLGSLSDNLFESELFGYAKGAFTDAKIDTPGRFEMASGGTIFLDEIGNIPLHLQAKLLHVLQTKTVTRLGESKARPLNVRIVAATNSDIKAEVKNKTFREDLLYRINTMEIYLPSLRERKDDIVPMAHFILDQIAEKYNHGPEASGWKFDDNVAPYLEKYPWKGNVREMENKIERALILADNNTISVHDLDILNFEDFQENDENPLSEMERNVIEKALFKHNGNISKTAEELGLSRAALYRRIEKYDLKNI, encoded by the coding sequence ATGCGAAAAAAACAAGCCCAAATATTAGTTGTTGACGATCAGGAAGAAATTCTTTTTTCGGCAAAAATGATTCTCAAAAAGCATTTTGAAACTATTTTCACGACAAATAGTCCGAAAAAAATCATTTCGCTTTTAAGTGAAAATGATATAAATGTGGTTTTATTAGACATGAATTACCGAATTGGTTTTGAAGATGGGCGAGAAGGAATTCATTGGCTAAAAGAAATTAAAACACTTTCGCCACAAACAATTGTGATTTTAATGACCGCATTTGGTAAAATTGAAACAGCTGTTGAAGGAATAAAAATTGGAGCTTTTGACTATGTTTTAAAGCCTTGGCATAATGAAAAATTACTTGAAATAATAGATAAAGCTGTTGTCGAAAGCAGAAAAAACACCAAGAAAGTTGTTGTCGAAAAAACCGAGAAAAGATACTTCGTTGGAACTTCACAAAAAATAAAACAAGCTTATTCTATTGCTGAAAAAGTGGCTAAAACCGATGCTAATGTTTTGATTTTGGGCGAAAATGGAACCGGTAAATATGTTTTTGCGGAGTTTATTCATGAGAATTCAGAACGTAAAAATCAACCTTTCGTTCACGTTGATTTAGGTTCTTTGAGTGATAATTTATTCGAAAGTGAACTTTTCGGATACGCAAAAGGAGCTTTTACAGATGCCAAAATAGATACACCCGGAAGATTTGAAATGGCTTCAGGAGGAACTATTTTTCTGGATGAAATTGGGAATATTCCACTTCATCTGCAAGCTAAATTATTACATGTTCTGCAAACTAAAACCGTTACGCGTTTGGGCGAAAGCAAAGCCAGACCATTAAATGTTAGAATTGTTGCGGCAACAAATAGTGATATTAAAGCTGAGGTAAAAAACAAAACATTCCGCGAAGATTTATTGTACCGAATCAATACAATGGAAATTTATTTGCCATCATTGCGCGAACGAAAAGATGATATTGTTCCAATGGCTCATTTTATTCTAGATCAAATTGCCGAAAAATACAATCATGGTCCCGAAGCTTCGGGATGGAAATTTGACGATAATGTCGCGCCATATTTAGAAAAATATCCATGGAAAGGAAATGTGCGTGAAATGGAAAATAAGATCGAACGCGCCTTGATTTTGGCTGATAATAATACAATTTCTGTTCATGATTTAGATATTTTGAACTTTGAAGATTTTCAGGAAAACGACGAAAATCCATTATCTGAAATGGAAAGAAATGTGATCGAAAAAGCCCTATTTAAACACAACGGAAACATAAGTAAAACAGCCGAAGAATTAGGTTTGTCAAGAGCTGCATTATATCGAAGAATTGAAAAGTACGATTTAAAAAATATTTAA
- a CDS encoding PAS domain-containing sensor histidine kinase — MKNWKFYNALFVRVLFIMMLFFFCVFLIYKMFYYNAFLVGFFGAIMLFEMYFFVKNRLLFYDRTLQSILKNDFTTNFPEVNKRESFKSLYLLYDALKVQQQEQTSKELVYQSILNSIDTATLILEKENEEWNIFLMNDCFSNLFKVPKVSHWKYLKNYLPSLCSEVENFGFTDLKSAISIKIEEQDLQTFMLQTSHAKSYNKEYFIILLDSIQRVIEKKEKEAWINLMKIISHELMNSLTPIRALSQNLLHIVDQDKLEDDDFDDIKSSISTIINRSDHLQVFVENYRKLAMLPTPTKIMTPINALFQDCLRIMDPILKAENIELINEIHSSRSILIDKNQMEQVIINLITNSIYALKEKSEKKMFLSSYTENNRFFIVISDNGKGIDQEIRDKVFLPFFTTRKDGAGIGLTLSKNIIEAHGGYLSYQTDEDKTSFVICLI, encoded by the coding sequence ATGAAAAACTGGAAGTTTTATAATGCATTGTTTGTGAGAGTATTGTTTATAATGATGCTCTTTTTCTTTTGCGTTTTTTTAATCTATAAAATGTTTTATTACAATGCGTTTTTAGTTGGTTTTTTTGGCGCCATAATGTTGTTTGAAATGTACTTTTTTGTCAAAAACAGATTATTGTTTTATGACAGAACATTGCAATCTATATTGAAAAATGATTTTACGACTAATTTTCCTGAAGTCAATAAAAGAGAGAGTTTCAAAAGTTTATATCTACTGTATGACGCGTTAAAAGTGCAGCAACAAGAACAAACTTCAAAAGAACTTGTTTACCAATCTATTTTAAATAGTATTGATACGGCGACTTTAATTTTAGAAAAAGAAAATGAAGAATGGAATATTTTTTTGATGAACGATTGTTTCTCTAACTTATTTAAAGTTCCAAAAGTCAGTCATTGGAAATATCTTAAAAACTATTTGCCATCACTTTGTTCAGAAGTCGAAAATTTTGGTTTTACAGATTTAAAATCGGCAATTTCGATTAAAATAGAAGAACAGGATTTGCAGACTTTTATGCTCCAAACCTCACACGCAAAGTCATATAATAAAGAGTATTTTATAATTTTATTAGATAGTATTCAGCGTGTAATTGAGAAAAAAGAAAAAGAAGCGTGGATAAATCTGATGAAGATTATTTCGCATGAATTGATGAATTCCCTAACGCCAATTCGTGCGCTTTCGCAGAATTTACTCCACATTGTTGATCAGGATAAACTAGAAGACGATGATTTTGACGATATAAAAAGTAGTATTTCGACCATTATTAATCGAAGCGATCATTTACAGGTTTTTGTTGAGAATTATCGAAAATTAGCCATGCTTCCGACGCCAACAAAAATAATGACGCCAATAAATGCGCTTTTTCAGGATTGCCTCCGAATTATGGATCCAATTCTAAAAGCAGAAAATATTGAATTGATTAATGAGATTCACAGTTCACGCTCTATTTTGATAGATAAAAATCAGATGGAACAAGTGATTATTAACTTGATTACAAACAGTATTTATGCTCTAAAAGAAAAGAGCGAAAAGAAAATGTTTTTATCCAGTTATACAGAGAATAATCGTTTTTTTATAGTTATTTCAGACAACGGAAAAGGAATCGATCAGGAAATTAGAGACAAAGTATTTCTACCATTTTTCACCACAAGAAAAGACGGCGCCGGAATTGGATTAACACTTTCGAAAAATATTATAGAAGCCCACGGCGGTTATTTAAGCTACCAAACCGATGAAGATAAAACGAGTTTCGTGATTTGCTTGATTTAG
- a CDS encoding LysE family transporter — MALLTPLLSGFLAAFIGIIPPGLINMTAAKVNLKEGKKNALWFVAGAILVIFFQVSLAVLFAQVIDNRPDVVTLLREIGFVIFSILTIYFLFVAKEPKAKKSKIKKSSKKSRFFLGMLLSGLNFFPIPYYVVVSVTLASYHLFAFENNIIFTFVFGSVLGSFAALYSYIGFFGKIEKKTDYIMRNMNTIIGSITGLIAIGTLFNILSYYFG; from the coding sequence ATGGCATTACTTACCCCATTACTTTCAGGTTTTCTTGCCGCTTTCATTGGGATTATTCCGCCTGGATTAATCAACATGACCGCAGCCAAAGTAAATTTGAAAGAAGGCAAAAAGAATGCTTTATGGTTTGTTGCCGGTGCCATTTTGGTGATCTTTTTTCAGGTTTCTTTGGCCGTTTTATTTGCTCAGGTAATTGATAATCGTCCGGATGTTGTAACGCTGTTACGCGAAATTGGGTTTGTTATCTTCTCAATATTAACGATTTACTTTTTGTTTGTCGCCAAAGAACCAAAAGCAAAAAAATCGAAGATTAAAAAGAGCAGTAAAAAAAGTCGTTTCTTTTTAGGAATGCTGCTCTCAGGTTTGAACTTTTTTCCAATTCCGTATTATGTGGTTGTGAGCGTTACTTTAGCTTCTTATCACCTTTTTGCATTCGAAAATAACATTATTTTTACTTTTGTTTTCGGATCTGTTTTGGGTTCATTTGCAGCATTATACAGCTACATTGGCTTCTTTGGAAAAATAGAAAAGAAAACCGATTATATCATGCGAAACATGAATACTATTATTGGTAGCATCACAGGATTAATTGCCATCGGAACGCTTTTTAATATTCTGAGTTACTATTTCGGTTAA
- a CDS encoding very short patch repair endonuclease has protein sequence MDFLNPEQRSKLMGAIRSTNTKDEVRLAKALWALGYRYRRNNKTVFGKPDFTFKKIKLAIFVDGEFFHGKNWDIDRNRIKTNSEFWIKKIERNIQRDIEVNTYLESQNWKILRFWSNDIKKNLDSCVLEIQNAIAEKQV, from the coding sequence ATGGATTTTCTAAATCCTGAACAACGTTCCAAACTCATGGGTGCAATTCGCAGCACAAATACCAAAGACGAAGTTCGTTTGGCAAAAGCGTTGTGGGCATTAGGTTATAGATATCGTCGAAACAATAAAACAGTTTTTGGCAAACCAGACTTTACTTTCAAAAAAATAAAATTAGCCATATTTGTTGATGGAGAATTTTTTCACGGTAAAAATTGGGATATTGATAGAAATCGCATCAAAACAAATAGCGAATTCTGGATCAAAAAAATTGAACGAAATATACAACGAGATATAGAAGTCAATACTTATCTGGAATCTCAAAACTGGAAAATTCTGCGTTTTTGGAGTAACGATATTAAAAAGAATTTGGATTCGTGTGTTCTTGAAATTCAAAACGCAATTGCAGAAAAACAAGTTTGA
- a CDS encoding response regulator transcription factor: MKLHNILWIEDDPKIVENITESFSEAKDEKGYNVMPTHFLSLEDLENDPHLEISSITMALICVDYNLPGGFNGNDVIKKIRSYKANKNVTIIFYSFAKNETELKQIMENSIEDISNIFFVHQNDLEDRIILILEE; the protein is encoded by the coding sequence ATGAAATTACACAATATACTTTGGATAGAAGATGATCCTAAAATTGTTGAAAACATTACCGAAAGTTTCAGTGAAGCAAAAGACGAAAAAGGATACAATGTAATGCCAACTCATTTTTTAAGTCTAGAAGATCTAGAAAATGATCCCCATCTGGAAATAAGTAGTATTACTATGGCGTTAATTTGTGTGGATTATAATCTTCCAGGTGGATTTAATGGAAATGACGTAATTAAAAAAATCAGAAGTTATAAGGCCAATAAAAATGTTACTATTATATTCTATTCGTTTGCAAAAAATGAAACTGAGCTCAAACAAATTATGGAAAATTCAATAGAAGATATATCAAATATTTTCTTCGTTCATCAAAATGATTTAGAAGACAGAATAATTTTGATTCTCGAGGAATAA
- a CDS encoding efflux RND transporter periplasmic adaptor subunit, whose translation MDKVIPRKNRKFRYLTIAITVFLVLAVIIFFSFSTKRSLNVKSDELSIQKIEKAFFEDFVVFQAKVEPLNVMLVNVTEGGSVKEIFVENGAMVTKGQSLARLYNPNTELNYLTQETAIIEQINNLNTGKLNIRNQELSLNKDLVLIEHDYNDAKRLYDMNAKLYDKEVISKNDWNTFKESLRFQEERKRTIQQSIQKEKQTNQIQISQINRSIQTMEKSLDILRNNKKNFLITAPETGRLTSFEPVLGKTFQAGESIGKIDSKRGYKLTADVDEFYLEKVREGLKGQVEFKGKILEVLVTKVIPEVKSGHFTVELAFVSKEEIVLQDGLSFGVKLILSEKNKTLVIPKGSFNQETAGKWIFVVKGNKAERRNIKLGRENPSYYEILDGLKEGESVITSSYVDYKDIEELSISNSQAQ comes from the coding sequence ATGGACAAGGTAATCCCTCGTAAAAATAGAAAATTTAGATATCTGACAATAGCAATTACTGTTTTTTTAGTTTTGGCTGTTATTATCTTTTTCTCGTTTAGTACAAAAAGAAGTCTGAATGTAAAATCAGATGAGCTTTCAATTCAAAAAATCGAAAAAGCTTTTTTCGAAGATTTCGTCGTTTTTCAGGCCAAAGTTGAGCCTCTAAATGTAATGTTAGTAAATGTTACTGAAGGCGGATCTGTAAAAGAGATTTTTGTCGAAAATGGTGCAATGGTGACCAAAGGACAATCGTTGGCACGTTTATACAACCCAAACACAGAACTTAATTACCTGACTCAGGAAACGGCAATTATTGAGCAAATCAATAATTTGAATACCGGAAAACTGAATATTAGAAATCAGGAATTAAGCCTTAATAAAGATTTGGTTTTAATCGAACATGATTATAATGACGCCAAAAGATTGTATGATATGAACGCCAAATTATATGATAAAGAGGTGATTTCTAAAAATGACTGGAATACGTTTAAAGAAAGTCTTCGTTTTCAGGAAGAACGCAAAAGAACGATTCAGCAAAGTATTCAGAAAGAAAAACAAACGAATCAAATTCAGATTTCGCAAATAAATCGTTCGATTCAAACTATGGAGAAAAGTTTGGATATTTTAAGAAACAACAAAAAGAACTTCTTAATTACTGCTCCGGAAACTGGTAGATTGACTTCATTTGAACCTGTTTTGGGTAAAACCTTTCAGGCTGGAGAAAGCATTGGAAAAATAGATTCAAAACGTGGTTACAAACTTACGGCTGATGTTGATGAATTTTATCTGGAAAAAGTTCGTGAAGGTTTAAAAGGTCAAGTCGAATTTAAAGGAAAAATTCTTGAAGTTTTAGTTACAAAGGTAATCCCTGAAGTTAAAAGCGGTCATTTTACTGTAGAATTGGCTTTTGTATCTAAGGAAGAAATTGTTTTACAAGACGGATTAAGTTTTGGCGTAAAATTGATCTTGTCTGAAAAGAATAAAACTTTGGTTATCCCAAAAGGAAGCTTTAATCAGGAAACTGCTGGAAAATGGATTTTTGTAGTTAAAGGCAATAAAGCCGAAAGAAGAAACATAAAACTAGGCAGAGAAAATCCTTCGTATTATGAGATTCTGGATGGCTTAAAAGAAGGTGAATCTGTGATTACTTCTTCATATGTAGATTATAAAGACATTGAAGAGTTATCCATTAGTAACTCGCAGGCGCAGTAA
- a CDS encoding nuclear transport factor 2 family protein, which yields MKKSLLLLLFVASFANAQTSEKDKVNQTIDAWHKAAADVKFDTYFNLMADDAIFIGTDATENWIKKDFKVWAKPFFDKGTTWNFTALERHIFFDKTGKIAWFDELLNTQMKICRGSGVLVKVGKEWKIQHYVLSMTIPNDDIDAIIKVKAPIEDVLIAKLQKK from the coding sequence ATGAAAAAATCACTTCTACTTCTATTATTCGTTGCTTCTTTTGCAAATGCGCAAACTTCGGAAAAAGATAAAGTCAATCAAACTATCGATGCCTGGCATAAGGCTGCCGCCGATGTGAAATTTGATACTTATTTTAATTTAATGGCTGATGATGCGATTTTCATCGGAACGGACGCTACCGAAAACTGGATTAAAAAAGACTTTAAAGTATGGGCAAAACCTTTTTTTGACAAAGGAACAACTTGGAATTTTACAGCTCTTGAACGTCATATCTTTTTTGATAAAACCGGAAAAATTGCATGGTTTGATGAATTACTAAATACGCAAATGAAAATTTGTCGCGGTTCAGGTGTTTTGGTAAAAGTGGGGAAAGAATGGAAAATTCAGCATTATGTTTTATCAATGACGATTCCGAATGATGATATTGATGCGATCATTAAAGTAAAAGCGCCAATCGAAGATGTTTTGATTGCAAAGCTTCAGAAAAAATAA
- the wrbA gene encoding NAD(P)H:quinone oxidoreductase — MKKQLLVLLTAVLLSFGVNAQVKSSETNVLVLIYSQNGGTYKMAKAIAEGIQEYPNTKATIKRVPSINAKEKLNADVEKLPVATIEELANYDGIAFGSPVHFANISADMNYFFSQSIPLWTSRTLEGKPATVFMSAGSGAGKEAAILSFWNILASHGMIIVPTGIMGTATLDKTVPQGNTPFGATSLAGSPVGTRPSQSELNLAKEQGKALARAASGLKNTENIKTVKTTSTETKIDINKTLKDNNIVLPEAPKPVGNYVPFTISDHKVYINQVALKEGKILNPGKVGATVTDDQAKEATYQTMLNVIAVLKEACGGDLNKVKQCVQLTGYFNTTPEYTQHAALMNSASNLTALVFGEKGKHARATIGAASLPINSAVEIQAIFEIE; from the coding sequence ATGAAAAAGCAACTACTCGTATTACTAACCGCAGTTTTGTTAAGTTTTGGCGTAAATGCACAAGTAAAATCATCTGAAACAAATGTTCTGGTTTTGATCTATTCTCAAAACGGAGGAACGTATAAAATGGCAAAAGCTATTGCTGAAGGAATTCAGGAATATCCAAATACAAAAGCAACTATAAAACGTGTTCCTTCGATAAATGCAAAAGAAAAACTAAATGCCGATGTTGAGAAATTGCCAGTTGCAACGATCGAAGAATTGGCAAATTATGACGGAATCGCTTTTGGAAGTCCGGTGCATTTTGCAAATATTAGCGCTGATATGAATTACTTTTTCAGCCAAAGTATTCCGCTTTGGACTTCGAGAACTTTAGAAGGAAAACCAGCAACTGTTTTTATGTCGGCAGGATCCGGAGCAGGAAAAGAAGCTGCGATTTTATCTTTCTGGAATATTCTGGCTTCGCACGGAATGATAATCGTACCCACAGGAATTATGGGAACTGCAACTTTGGACAAAACAGTTCCGCAAGGAAATACTCCGTTTGGGGCAACTTCATTGGCCGGATCGCCTGTTGGAACTCGTCCGTCTCAAAGCGAATTGAATTTGGCTAAAGAACAAGGAAAAGCTTTGGCTAGAGCTGCATCTGGATTGAAAAACACAGAGAATATAAAAACTGTAAAAACAACTTCTACAGAAACTAAAATCGACATCAACAAAACTTTAAAAGACAATAATATCGTTCTTCCTGAAGCTCCAAAACCGGTTGGAAATTATGTTCCGTTTACGATTTCTGATCATAAAGTATATATTAATCAAGTGGCTTTGAAAGAAGGAAAGATCTTGAATCCGGGGAAAGTTGGCGCAACGGTTACAGACGATCAGGCGAAAGAAGCAACGTATCAAACAATGCTAAATGTTATTGCGGTTCTAAAAGAAGCTTGCGGTGGCGATTTGAACAAAGTAAAACAATGTGTGCAATTAACGGGATATTTTAATACTACTCCAGAATATACGCAACATGCTGCGCTTATGAATTCGGCTTCGAATTTGACGGCTTTGGTTTTTGGCGAAAAAGGAAAACATGCCAGAGCTACAATTGGTGCGGCTTCTTTACCGATAAATTCGGCTGTTGAAATTCAGGCGATTTTTGAAATTGAATAA
- the trmB gene encoding tRNA (guanosine(46)-N7)-methyltransferase TrmB yields the protein MGSKNKLKRFRENETFQNVFQPTREEVVGDLMPLKGKWNSDFFKNDNPLVLELGCGKGEYSVGLAERYPNKNFIGIDIKGARFWRGAKTAVENGLHNVAFVRTQIELINHIFAENEVDEIWITFPDPQIKYKRTKHRMTNSEFLKLYKRILKKDGVVNLKTDSEFMHGYTLGLLHGEGHEVLYANHNVYKNEGSPEEVTAFQTFYEKQYLEINKAITYIRFKIKD from the coding sequence GTGGGAAGTAAAAATAAACTAAAAAGATTCAGAGAAAACGAAACGTTTCAAAACGTTTTTCAACCAACAAGAGAAGAAGTTGTAGGCGATTTAATGCCTTTGAAAGGAAAATGGAACTCTGATTTCTTTAAAAATGACAATCCATTAGTTTTAGAATTAGGATGTGGAAAAGGAGAATATTCTGTTGGATTAGCAGAAAGATATCCTAACAAAAATTTTATTGGAATAGACATTAAAGGTGCTCGTTTCTGGAGAGGTGCAAAAACCGCTGTAGAAAACGGTCTTCATAATGTTGCTTTTGTTCGAACTCAAATCGAATTAATCAATCATATTTTTGCCGAAAATGAAGTGGATGAAATCTGGATTACTTTTCCGGATCCGCAAATCAAATACAAAAGAACAAAACACAGAATGACCAATTCGGAGTTTTTGAAATTGTACAAAAGAATCCTTAAAAAAGACGGTGTCGTAAACTTAAAAACCGACAGTGAATTCATGCACGGATATACTCTTGGATTGCTTCACGGTGAAGGACATGAGGTTTTATATGCAAACCATAACGTATATAAAAACGAAGGAAGTCCAGAAGAAGTTACTGCTTTTCAGACTTTTTACGAGAAACAATATTTAGAAATTAATAAGGCAATTACGTATATTCGCTTTAAAATTAAAGACTAA
- a CDS encoding ammonium transporter has product MKIEKRWIISFIIISIVCITGAFWPTVTQNSYVLSEFGTTDHIVPADVAWMLTSCCLVLIMTPGLSFFYGGMVGRKNVISTMLQSFICLGVVTLLWVVVGFSLAFGDPVGFGSGDHFYSFFGNPTTFAFMDYVGVLPHKKLASTIPFMLFALFQMKFAIIAPAIITGSFAERVRFISYLLFISLFTIFIYAPLCHSVWYPTGILGTYFGVKDFAGGTVVHMSSGFAALAGVLVLGKRKNSAHIPTNIPFVLLGTGMLWFGWFGFNAGSALAANGTAAMAFATTTTSSAAAMLTWVFFDRMNGRKVSALGACIGAVVGLVAITPAAGFVSVPESMFFGFITALVSNSVVNCRFSKRFDDTLDVFACHGVGGIMGMILTAIFAHGEDASLLHGGWNVFGHHMMALVLVSIFTFFGAYLLFKVTNFIIPLRVSEENEHIGLDLSQHDETLDPKLKPITEAHYG; this is encoded by the coding sequence ATGAAAATAGAAAAACGCTGGATCATTTCCTTTATTATTATAAGTATTGTTTGTATTACCGGCGCATTTTGGCCAACTGTTACTCAAAATAGTTATGTATTATCTGAATTTGGCACAACCGATCATATCGTTCCTGCCGATGTTGCCTGGATGTTAACTTCTTGCTGTCTGGTTTTGATTATGACACCGGGATTATCGTTTTTCTATGGAGGAATGGTAGGCAGAAAAAATGTGATTTCGACCATGTTGCAAAGTTTTATTTGTTTGGGCGTTGTTACACTCTTATGGGTTGTCGTTGGTTTTAGTCTTGCTTTTGGTGATCCTGTAGGATTTGGTTCCGGAGATCATTTTTATAGCTTCTTTGGTAATCCAACAACTTTTGCTTTTATGGATTATGTGGGCGTTTTGCCTCATAAAAAATTAGCAAGTACGATTCCGTTTATGTTATTTGCTTTGTTCCAAATGAAATTTGCGATCATTGCTCCGGCAATTATTACAGGTTCTTTTGCAGAGCGCGTTCGTTTTATATCGTATTTATTATTCATTAGTTTGTTTACCATTTTTATTTATGCGCCTTTGTGCCATTCAGTTTGGTATCCAACAGGAATTTTAGGGACTTATTTTGGAGTGAAAGATTTCGCCGGAGGAACTGTTGTACATATGAGTTCAGGATTTGCAGCTCTTGCGGGAGTTCTTGTTTTAGGAAAAAGAAAAAATAGCGCTCATATACCAACCAATATTCCGTTTGTATTATTAGGAACGGGAATGTTATGGTTTGGATGGTTTGGTTTCAACGCTGGTTCTGCACTTGCAGCCAACGGAACTGCTGCAATGGCTTTTGCAACTACAACAACATCATCTGCTGCTGCAATGTTAACGTGGGTTTTCTTTGATCGAATGAATGGCAGAAAAGTTTCGGCTCTTGGAGCTTGCATTGGAGCCGTTGTAGGTTTGGTTGCTATAACGCCTGCTGCGGGATTTGTGTCGGTTCCTGAAAGTATGTTTTTCGGATTTATAACTGCATTAGTTTCAAACTCTGTTGTAAACTGTCGTTTCTCTAAAAGATTTGATGATACGCTTGACGTTTTCGCTTGTCACGGTGTTGGCGGAATTATGGGAATGATTCTAACAGCTATTTTCGCTCATGGCGAAGATGCAAGTTTACTTCATGGCGGATGGAATGTTTTCGGTCACCATATGATGGCGTTGGTTTTGGTTTCGATCTTTACTTTCTTCGGAGCTTATTTATTGTTTAAAGTAACCAACTTTATTATTCCGCTTCGTGTTTCTGAAGAAAACGAACATATTGGACTTGATTTATCACAACATGACGAAACTCTTGATCCAAAATTAAAACCTATTACTGAGGCTCATTACGGATAA
- a CDS encoding ABC transporter ATP-binding protein: protein MITIQNLTKVFRTEEVETSALSGINLEIKQGDFLTIMGPSGCGKSTLLNIIGLLDGANGGSYKLLGQEMIGLKEKGRAQVRKENIGFIFQNFNLIDELSVYDNIELPLLYNNVKASERKQKIEAIAEKLNISHRLKHYPQQLSGGQQQRVAVARALVNDPKIILADEPTGNLDSKNGNEVMELLTDLHAKGATILMVTHSDYDASFSQKTIHMKDGVIFSERLNQRNVDVFMDAK from the coding sequence ATGATAACAATTCAAAATTTAACCAAAGTTTTTAGAACTGAAGAAGTAGAAACCTCAGCTTTGAGTGGCATTAATTTAGAAATTAAACAAGGTGATTTTTTAACTATCATGGGACCTTCTGGTTGCGGAAAATCGACTTTACTGAATATCATTGGTCTTTTGGACGGCGCTAATGGCGGAAGTTATAAATTATTAGGTCAGGAAATGATTGGCTTAAAAGAAAAAGGAAGAGCTCAGGTTCGTAAAGAAAATATCGGATTCATTTTTCAGAATTTCAATTTGATCGATGAACTTTCTGTTTATGATAATATCGAATTGCCGTTGCTTTACAACAATGTGAAAGCATCTGAAAGAAAACAAAAAATTGAAGCTATTGCTGAGAAACTAAATATTTCGCATCGTTTGAAACATTATCCGCAACAACTTTCGGGAGGACAACAACAAAGAGTTGCTGTTGCAAGAGCTTTGGTAAATGATCCAAAAATCATTCTTGCCGATGAGCCAACCGGAAATCTGGACAGCAAGAATGGTAATGAAGTTATGGAGCTTTTGACTGATTTGCATGCAAAAGGCGCCACAATTTTAATGGTTACGCACTCTGATTATGATGCTTCGTTTTCGCAAAAAACGATTCATATGAAAGATGGTGTTATATTCTCTGAGCGATTAAATCAGAGAAATGTAGATGTTTTTATGGACGCTAAATAA
- a CDS encoding MGMT family protein — protein MAEDNFFERVYAIARQIPYGKVTSYGAIAKALGTARSARMVGWAMNACHNMDDVPAHRVVNRKGLLTGKHHFDGTNLMQQLLESEGIIVENNQIINLEKHFWTPEIEF, from the coding sequence ATGGCTGAAGATAATTTTTTCGAAAGAGTTTATGCGATCGCCAGACAAATTCCATATGGAAAAGTAACTTCTTATGGCGCTATTGCGAAAGCTTTAGGAACCGCGCGTTCCGCCCGAATGGTCGGTTGGGCAATGAATGCCTGTCACAATATGGATGATGTTCCTGCACACAGAGTTGTAAACAGAAAAGGTCTTTTGACCGGAAAACACCATTTTGACGGAACCAATTTAATGCAGCAACTTCTGGAAAGCGAAGGCATTATTGTAGAAAACAATCAAATTATAAATCTCGAAAAACACTTTTGGACACCTGAAATTGAATTTTAA
- a CDS encoding HPF/RaiA family ribosome-associated protein, with protein MKIQINTDKNIEGHERLEAYFSGELEKGLARFEEKITRIEVHFGDENGEKFSLNDKKCVIEVRPVKLQPITVTEHSDTLEKAFSGALAKAKKSLTTTFEKQKAF; from the coding sequence ATGAAAATTCAAATCAATACCGACAAGAACATCGAAGGACACGAAAGATTAGAAGCTTATTTTTCTGGAGAATTAGAAAAAGGTTTAGCGCGTTTTGAGGAAAAAATAACCCGCATCGAAGTACATTTTGGAGATGAAAATGGAGAGAAATTCAGCTTAAACGATAAAAAATGTGTGATTGAAGTTCGCCCAGTAAAACTACAACCAATAACAGTTACAGAACATTCTGATACGCTTGAAAAAGCTTTTAGTGGTGCGTTGGCTAAAGCAAAAAAATCACTTACGACGACTTTCGAAAAACAGAAAGCGTTTTAA